Proteins encoded by one window of Aerosakkonema funiforme FACHB-1375:
- a CDS encoding protein kinase domain-containing protein produces the protein MSYCLNPYCPNPQNPEIAVFCVNCGTKLILKDRYRAIKPIGQGGFGITYLAVDEDKPSKPPCVIKQFFPLVQGASNLQKASELFTQEAVQLDELGQHPQIPDLLAYFTIDNHQYLIQEFIDGQTLSQELAEKGTFNETQILQLLNDLLPVLQFVHNHQVIHRDIKPDNIIRRKSDRKLFLVDFGASKIATGAALQKTGTSIGSPEYVAPEQSRGRAVFSSDIYSLAVTCIHLLTGMSPFDLYDMNQDVWVWRQFAKHPVSDRLSRILDKMLDNAINRRYQSVAEVLKDLNIQTPPAATPKPQTPAKPAAVKPSPVTPAIPVKSKVDDELAELKTEFLNPGAPKKNQPSPSPQTPSPHSTTAKSQIDKELEEMRSQFGQKN, from the coding sequence ATGAGTTATTGTCTCAACCCCTATTGCCCAAATCCCCAAAACCCAGAAATCGCCGTCTTCTGCGTCAATTGTGGCACCAAATTAATTCTAAAAGACCGTTATCGCGCCATCAAACCCATAGGACAAGGCGGTTTTGGCATCACCTATCTAGCGGTAGATGAAGATAAACCATCGAAACCCCCTTGCGTAATCAAACAATTTTTTCCTTTAGTGCAAGGTGCGAGTAATCTTCAGAAAGCATCTGAGTTATTTACTCAGGAAGCGGTACAACTGGATGAATTGGGACAACATCCCCAAATTCCCGATTTACTAGCTTATTTTACTATAGATAATCACCAGTATCTCATCCAAGAATTTATCGACGGACAAACTTTATCGCAAGAACTCGCTGAGAAAGGTACTTTCAACGAAACTCAGATTCTGCAATTACTCAACGATTTATTACCAGTCTTGCAATTTGTCCACAACCATCAGGTGATTCACCGCGATATCAAACCCGATAATATTATCAGGAGAAAAAGCGATCGAAAACTCTTCCTCGTCGATTTCGGCGCTTCCAAAATCGCTACTGGCGCTGCTTTGCAGAAAACTGGCACCAGTATCGGCAGTCCGGAATATGTCGCACCGGAACAAAGCAGGGGTAGGGCTGTTTTTTCTAGCGATATTTATAGTTTAGCAGTTACCTGCATTCATCTGTTAACCGGGATGTCGCCTTTCGATTTATACGATATGAATCAAGATGTTTGGGTGTGGCGACAGTTTGCGAAACATCCGGTGAGCGATCGCTTATCTCGCATCTTAGATAAAATGTTGGATAATGCCATTAACCGTCGCTATCAATCCGTTGCAGAAGTTCTCAAAGATTTGAATATCCAAACACCACCTGCTGCAACGCCAAAACCGCAAACACCTGCAAAACCTGCTGCTGTCAAACCTTCACCCGTGACGCCAGCGATTCCAGTTAAAAGTAAAGTTGATGATGAATTAGCGGAATTAAAAACGGAATTTCTCAATCCGGGCGCACCTAAAAAAAATCAGCCATCGCCATCGCCGCAAACGCCGTCACCCCATTCTACCACAGCCAAAAGCCAAATCGATAAGGAATTGGAAGAGATGCGATCGCAATTCGGACAAAAGAATTAA
- a CDS encoding type II toxin-antitoxin system Phd/YefM family antitoxin, with protein sequence MQQITLDEATKDLLALIEAALEGEEIVITKDDKPVLKLSPISPAKKSWPAKAGSAKGLVTISDDFDEPIADFEDYLQ encoded by the coding sequence ATGCAGCAAATAACTTTAGATGAAGCTACCAAAGATTTGTTAGCTTTAATTGAAGCAGCGCTCGAAGGTGAAGAAATTGTCATTACCAAAGACGATAAACCTGTGTTAAAATTAAGCCCGATATCTCCCGCCAAGAAAAGTTGGCCTGCCAAAGCAGGGAGTGCCAAAGGTTTAGTGACAATATCAGATGATTTTGACGAACCGATCGCAGATTTTGAGGACTATCTGCAATGA
- a CDS encoding Uma2 family endonuclease yields MNLTVKDLERLQTELQEAHLDYQLELVDGRIIVMGPSDVTSSEVGARLIIFLGGWVMPRRLGRVYDSSGGFILPTENADLRAPDVSFVRAERLRNSPRDFARVVPDLMVEIKSKNDRVNPLKEKIKAFLELGSQVGILIDPDKQKVIILRRGGEENELTNSDVLTITELFPRWELPVSELWPPEFE; encoded by the coding sequence ATGAATTTGACCGTTAAAGACTTGGAAAGGCTGCAAACAGAACTACAAGAAGCACATTTAGACTACCAATTGGAACTGGTAGACGGGAGAATTATTGTTATGGGGCCATCTGATGTAACTTCCAGTGAAGTGGGTGCAAGATTAATTATCTTTCTGGGTGGGTGGGTAATGCCCCGCAGATTGGGGCGTGTTTATGATTCGAGCGGCGGTTTCATCTTGCCCACAGAAAATGCTGATTTACGCGCACCAGATGTATCGTTTGTGCGTGCGGAAAGGCTCAGAAACAGTCCGCGTGACTTTGCAAGAGTAGTGCCAGATTTAATGGTAGAGATTAAATCGAAAAACGATAGAGTTAACCCGCTAAAGGAAAAGATAAAAGCATTTTTAGAATTGGGCTCGCAAGTGGGAATACTAATCGACCCAGATAAGCAAAAAGTAATTATTCTTCGTCGTGGCGGAGAGGAAAACGAATTAACGAATAGCGATGTTTTAACTATTACCGAATTATTTCCTCGGTGGGAATTGCCTGTTTCCGAATTGTGGCCACCTGAATTTGAATAA
- a CDS encoding Uma2 family endonuclease, with amino-acid sequence MNLTVEDLENLQLILQEKQLDYKLELVDGKIQVMGLSDYISEVIIARLIFLLQSWVLPRQLGYVTGSSAGFRLPNGNLRGPDVSFVSAARLNPLPRSFAEIVPDLMVEVKSASDSIPPLQKKIQMFLELGTQVGILIDPDKLTVTVYRSTGEAIVLTENDMLTIPELFPGWELPISEIWPQVF; translated from the coding sequence ATGAATCTCACTGTCGAAGACTTAGAAAATTTACAGCTAATTTTACAAGAAAAACAACTTGATTATAAACTCGAACTGGTAGATGGGAAAATTCAAGTTATGGGTTTATCAGATTATATATCTGAAGTTATTATCGCTCGATTGATATTTTTGCTGCAAAGCTGGGTGCTACCGCGCCAACTCGGTTATGTTACTGGGTCAAGTGCCGGATTTAGATTGCCAAATGGCAATTTACGAGGGCCGGATGTATCTTTTGTTTCTGCTGCACGACTCAATCCATTACCGCGTTCTTTTGCCGAAATTGTCCCCGATTTGATGGTAGAAGTAAAGTCGGCTTCCGATAGCATTCCGCCTCTACAAAAGAAGATTCAAATGTTTTTAGAACTCGGTACGCAGGTGGGAATATTAATTGACCCGGATAAACTAACTGTGACGGTTTATCGCTCTACGGGTGAGGCAATTGTGTTAACTGAAAATGATATGCTGACTATCCCAGAGTTATTTCCTGGTTGGGAATTGCCGATTTCGGAAATTTGGCCGCAAGTGTTTTAG
- the ppc gene encoding phosphoenolpyruvate carboxylase, with product MSSLLQSDHQAVHLTAPSDLYLRHRLKVVEDLWESVLRSECGQELVDLLMQLRSLCSPEGQATNENEAEVSKVIESLDINAAIRAARAFALYFQLINIVEQHYEQRAQQLSLRMAPAPEPADPALQAFAKLDAEAKTAVPGGDSLERTWQETNGQKREKGTFQWLFPKLRQLNMPPQVIQRLIDNLDIRLVFTAHPTEIVRHTIRDKQRRIARILQQLDEVEQNWQTTHCSLNYSNLGEQLLVTGNSPNYGEASLLNASEVSWEATALQQELTEEIRLWWRTDELHQFKPSVLDEVDYTLHYFQEVLFEAIPQLYQRVERSLSNAFGNLRPPKHNFCKFGSWVGADRDGNPSVTPAITWQTACYQRHIVLEKYIKSVEKLIARLSLSLHWSDVLPELLESLEQNRLQMPEVYEQLSIKYRQEPYRLKLSFVKKKLENTRDRNWRLYNSEDGQLEKLKQTQPGTYYQSAPDFLAQLRLIQRNLKETGLVCRDLENLICQVEIYGFNLAHLDIRQESTRHSDTINEIAEYLQVLPRPYNQLSEQEKTEWLVSELQTRRPLIPRELPFSAQTCETIETFRILRQLQQEFGLEICQTYIISMSHDVSDLLAVLLLAKEAGLYDPSTGVGTLQVVPLFETVEDLKRAPHVMQTLFELPCYRILLAGGKSAMAKKTQVGGGTEDLQEVMLGYSDSNKDSGFLSSNWEIHKAQKALQAISERYGINLRIFHGRGGSVGRGGGPSYEAILAQPGHSINGRIKITEQGEVLASKYSWPELAIYNLENVATAVIQASLLRTGFDDIQPWNEIMEELSAKSRAHYRALIYEQPDFIDFFHSVTPIDEISQLQISSRPARRRSGKKDLSTLRAIPWVFSWTQSRFLLPAWYGVGTALQEFMNEDPQENLKLMRYFYYKWPFFRMVISKVEMTLSKVDLQIAQHYVKELSSPEDLARFEKLFEQISSEYYLTRDLVLTITDHKRLLDGDPDLQRSVQLRNGNIVPLGFLQVSLLKRLRQSKSQAASGVIDSRHSRGELLRGALLTINGIAAGMRNTG from the coding sequence ATGAGCTCCTTACTCCAGTCCGACCATCAGGCAGTTCATCTTACTGCGCCATCAGATCTGTATTTGCGCCATCGCCTCAAAGTGGTAGAAGACCTGTGGGAGTCTGTTTTGCGATCGGAGTGCGGTCAGGAACTGGTAGACTTACTAATGCAGCTGCGATCGCTTTGTTCTCCAGAAGGACAAGCAACGAACGAAAACGAAGCGGAAGTCTCCAAAGTTATTGAAAGTCTCGATATCAACGCCGCGATCAGAGCAGCCAGAGCCTTTGCTCTATACTTCCAGCTGATTAATATTGTCGAACAGCACTACGAACAACGAGCGCAACAGCTATCCTTAAGGATGGCACCCGCACCAGAACCTGCCGACCCCGCACTGCAAGCATTTGCCAAACTGGATGCAGAAGCTAAAACCGCCGTACCCGGAGGTGACTCCCTCGAAAGAACTTGGCAAGAAACAAACGGACAAAAGCGAGAAAAAGGCACTTTCCAGTGGTTGTTTCCCAAATTGCGCCAGCTGAATATGCCACCCCAAGTTATCCAGCGCCTCATAGACAATCTCGATATCCGCTTGGTATTCACAGCTCACCCTACAGAAATTGTCCGCCACACAATCAGAGACAAGCAACGGCGCATAGCCAGAATTTTGCAGCAGCTAGATGAGGTGGAGCAAAACTGGCAAACAACTCACTGTAGCCTGAACTACTCTAACTTGGGAGAACAGCTGCTGGTTACCGGAAACTCACCCAACTACGGAGAAGCTTCTTTGCTCAACGCCTCGGAAGTTTCCTGGGAAGCAACAGCACTGCAACAGGAATTAACGGAAGAGATTCGTCTGTGGTGGCGTACCGACGAACTGCACCAGTTTAAGCCTTCAGTACTAGATGAAGTTGACTATACCCTTCACTACTTCCAAGAAGTTTTGTTTGAAGCGATTCCCCAACTTTATCAGCGCGTCGAACGGAGTTTAAGCAACGCCTTTGGGAATCTGCGTCCGCCCAAACATAACTTCTGCAAATTCGGTTCTTGGGTAGGAGCGGATCGGGATGGTAACCCTTCCGTCACACCGGCAATCACCTGGCAAACAGCCTGCTACCAGCGCCATATAGTATTAGAAAAATACATTAAATCGGTAGAAAAGTTGATCGCTCGCTTGAGCTTATCTTTGCATTGGAGCGATGTGTTGCCGGAGCTGCTAGAATCCCTGGAACAAAATCGATTGCAAATGCCAGAGGTGTACGAACAATTATCGATCAAATATCGACAAGAGCCATATCGGTTGAAGCTATCTTTTGTAAAGAAGAAACTGGAAAATACGCGCGATCGCAACTGGCGGCTCTACAATAGCGAAGATGGGCAATTGGAAAAGCTCAAGCAAACTCAACCAGGCACATACTACCAATCAGCCCCAGACTTTTTAGCCCAATTGCGACTGATACAGCGCAACCTCAAGGAAACTGGTTTAGTTTGCCGCGACTTGGAAAATCTGATCTGTCAAGTAGAAATCTACGGCTTCAATCTCGCCCATCTGGATATCCGGCAAGAAAGTACCCGTCACTCGGATACGATTAATGAAATCGCCGAATATCTCCAAGTTTTACCTCGACCCTACAACCAATTATCAGAACAAGAAAAAACCGAATGGTTGGTGTCGGAACTGCAAACGAGACGCCCTTTAATTCCCAGAGAATTGCCATTTAGCGCCCAAACTTGCGAGACGATCGAAACCTTCCGCATCTTGCGCCAACTTCAGCAAGAGTTTGGCTTGGAAATCTGCCAAACTTATATTATCAGCATGAGCCACGATGTCAGCGACTTGCTGGCGGTATTGCTGTTGGCGAAGGAAGCGGGACTCTACGATCCCTCCACAGGTGTCGGTACGCTGCAAGTAGTACCCCTGTTTGAAACTGTGGAAGATTTGAAGCGGGCACCCCACGTCATGCAAACTTTGTTTGAATTGCCGTGCTATCGGATATTGCTGGCCGGCGGTAAGTCCGCAATGGCAAAGAAAACTCAGGTCGGAGGAGGAACTGAGGACTTACAAGAGGTGATGTTGGGATATTCGGACTCTAACAAAGATTCCGGTTTCTTGAGCAGTAATTGGGAAATTCACAAAGCGCAAAAAGCACTGCAAGCGATTTCCGAAAGGTACGGCATCAATCTTCGCATCTTCCACGGACGCGGCGGTTCTGTGGGTCGCGGCGGTGGCCCTTCCTACGAAGCTATTTTGGCACAACCCGGTCACAGTATCAATGGGCGAATTAAAATTACCGAACAGGGAGAAGTGTTAGCTTCTAAATATTCTTGGCCGGAATTAGCTATTTACAATTTAGAAAATGTCGCTACGGCGGTAATTCAAGCTAGCTTGTTGCGAACGGGGTTTGATGATATCCAACCCTGGAATGAAATAATGGAAGAATTGTCAGCTAAGTCACGCGCTCATTATCGCGCTTTGATTTACGAACAACCCGATTTTATCGATTTCTTCCATAGCGTTACCCCCATTGATGAAATCAGCCAATTACAAATCAGTTCTCGTCCGGCGCGTCGGCGCAGCGGTAAAAAAGATTTAAGCACTCTCCGCGCTATTCCTTGGGTGTTTAGTTGGACGCAAAGCCGCTTTTTGCTACCAGCTTGGTACGGTGTTGGTACGGCACTTCAGGAATTTATGAATGAAGACCCGCAGGAAAATTTGAAGTTAATGCGCTACTTCTATTACAAGTGGCCTTTCTTTAGGATGGTAATCTCGAAAGTGGAGATGACTTTATCAAAAGTTGACTTGCAAATCGCGCAGCATTATGTGAAGGAATTATCTTCACCAGAAGATTTGGCCCGATTTGAAAAGCTGTTTGAGCAAATCTCTAGTGAATATTATCTGACTCGCGATTTGGTGCTAACGATTACCGATCACAAACGCCTTTTGGATGGCGATCCGGACTTGCAGCGATCGGTCCAGTTACGCAATGGTAATATTGTACCGTTAGGCTTTTTGCAAGTGTCTCTGCTCAAACGTTTGCGTCAAAGCAAATCTCAAGCTGCTTCGGGAGTAATTGACTCTCGTCACAGTCGCGGTGAATTGTTGCGCGGCGCGTTGCTGACTATCAACGGTATTGCTGCTGGTATGCGGAATACAGGTTGA
- a CDS encoding SH3 domain-containing protein, with the protein MKSQQFLIIILIAIGAITGSTLAAISYLNNRQTAPTISEIFPESTDNSTPDPIPDLAETAPTQQNSSPPPKASEFSQFRLRLLDAVKRRDAKFIRTIVNAKTQWGFGGAIDLNTYNIDNRQSPFWQYMEKAIAAGCTIDPDTTEPEQELGSDIWFCPITFGKQIYKFGWQQQVAILGQNVNVRSEPGSGSPVVDELSRDIIQFDKETFDNLPQRLQQAINSPDGWTPVVLKNGQKGWVQNRFVYYEPRDYRVSFIRSKGQWWLRYFWRGNAN; encoded by the coding sequence ATGAAATCTCAACAATTTTTGATAATTATATTGATAGCCATAGGCGCAATAACCGGCTCGACTTTGGCAGCCATTTCTTACCTCAACAACAGACAAACTGCACCTACCATAAGTGAGATATTTCCTGAATCTACAGATAATTCTACACCAGATCCAATCCCCGATCTTGCAGAAACCGCACCCACGCAACAAAATTCATCGCCGCCACCAAAAGCAAGCGAGTTTTCCCAATTCCGGTTGCGTCTTTTGGATGCAGTAAAGCGACGCGATGCTAAATTTATTCGCACTATTGTCAATGCCAAAACTCAGTGGGGTTTTGGTGGTGCGATCGATCTCAATACTTATAATATTGATAACAGACAATCACCTTTTTGGCAGTACATGGAAAAGGCAATTGCTGCCGGCTGTACTATAGACCCCGACACAACAGAACCCGAACAAGAACTCGGTTCCGATATATGGTTTTGTCCAATCACCTTCGGCAAACAAATTTATAAATTTGGTTGGCAACAACAAGTAGCAATTTTAGGTCAAAATGTCAATGTTAGGTCAGAACCAGGTTCCGGTTCTCCTGTAGTAGATGAACTTTCTAGAGATATCATCCAATTTGATAAAGAAACTTTTGATAACTTGCCCCAACGCTTGCAACAAGCGATAAACTCTCCAGATGGCTGGACGCCAGTCGTATTAAAAAACGGCCAAAAAGGATGGGTGCAAAATCGATTTGTTTATTACGAACCGAGGGATTATCGAGTCAGTTTTATTCGTTCTAAAGGCCAGTGGTGGTTGCGTTATTTCTGGCGCGGAAATGCGAATTAA
- a CDS encoding PIN domain-containing protein — translation MTLLFLVDTNIISDLDLAPIASPAWGSNPRLIAKVLLRGLKSFFSRLQTTFAMSLRIDSEAGECVVQDLNQNYLGKTPPFVDGQIAAIAKVNNLILVTNNVSDYADFLELQVENWFI, via the coding sequence GTGACTTTACTTTTCTTGGTAGATACCAATATTATTTCAGACTTAGATCTTGCACCAATTGCATCGCCCGCCTGGGGTTCAAACCCCAGGCTAATAGCAAAAGTCCTCTTAAGAGGACTAAAATCATTTTTCAGTCGTCTTCAGACGACTTTCGCTATGAGCCTCAGAATTGATTCTGAGGCGGGTGAGTGCGTAGTGCAAGATCTGAATCAAAACTACTTAGGGAAAACGCCTCCTTTTGTAGATGGTCAAATTGCTGCTATTGCCAAAGTTAATAATCTGATTCTTGTCACAAACAATGTGTCAGATTACGCAGATTTTCTCGAACTTCAAGTGGAAAACTGGTTTATATAG
- a CDS encoding type II toxin-antitoxin system Phd/YefM family antitoxin yields MIEIKGIKRGKIIELSKEINIPDGQEVNLKIEVIPQMSNEEKLQKMKEFIESGWEGRDDFIRTMEELEREENAYREARLNFPKLIEAAIRGEEVVIEKDGQPVVKLVAVSPDEDKPFDEIFEGVRINRPVET; encoded by the coding sequence ATGATCGAAATCAAAGGCATCAAACGCGGAAAAATAATTGAGCTTTCAAAGGAAATTAATATTCCTGATGGTCAAGAGGTGAATCTCAAAATTGAGGTGATTCCGCAAATGAGTAATGAGGAAAAGTTGCAAAAGATGAAGGAATTTATAGAAAGTGGTTGGGAAGGTAGAGACGATTTTATCAGAACTATGGAAGAGTTAGAAAGAGAAGAAAATGCCTATCGTGAGGCGAGGCTAAATTTTCCTAAATTAATAGAAGCGGCAATTCGTGGCGAAGAAGTTGTGATAGAAAAAGACGGTCAACCTGTTGTTAAGTTAGTGGCAGTATCGCCTGATGAAGATAAGCCATTTGACGAAATTTTTGAGGGGGTGCGGATAAATCGCCCGGTCGAGACGTGA
- a CDS encoding CHAT domain-containing protein produces the protein MKIIISGVLALGVCLTPLTVPLMVRPSWGQSEIQNSQIEEVTQLIRQATEETKQGQYQQAIETSFQFLGIARQLKIRRAEATALFLIAKNYYNLNHYQKSLDYYNQALPIFGEINDRLGFIGTLTNIGTIYYELGEEQKALITFDLAIFESIGNKNTPLYAMNLVNIAAIYKDRNEPQKALGYLKQALPIVRETGNQSWLATTINNIGTIYDDISQPLQALDYYKQALSIYQEIREPLGIAITLNNMGEVYGSIKQFEDALACFKQALQTLRQMQGGWPKLEGAILSNIGTVYQDTGQPMQAISNWEQSTSITIGIRRGLQKKNRRNFLEANSQTPIALISLLIDVNQLDRAFEWANLATTADLADYTRLINAKVSHPQAQQKIDEWNQKNQQLQFIQRRLQDNFSEQISRQMRELESQVLADADKISKEFPEIAELFETTLTDIEKLRSSIPAGTVVIQPVLLTDVKNVPNTVAIFIVTKDQLSVIKNPIDPTEFDKLLTEYREQLQNFDDKYIETSAGIYNIIIRPLEDKIKVLSPKQLSIIATGKLRYIPFETLFDEQTDQYLIQKYPINYLTRLSSRSLNSNRETVARNSLQKGVLALGNPIPRDPQNLPGTEEEVRNIAQLFPGSESFLHNNATLDKFKTSAPRFPFLHLATHGCFQPEGCQKLGMEANTLLFADKQLNIADAALLGLQNTELLTLSACQTALQANSNGEEIAGLAYIFERAGAKAVMASLWNAEDNTTKEIMIEFYQNIKNGMSKGEALQKAKLSQIDKHHPYYWSPFILIGDAR, from the coding sequence ATGAAAATAATTATTAGCGGTGTTTTGGCTTTGGGTGTTTGTTTGACACCTCTGACTGTTCCGCTGATGGTTCGACCTAGTTGGGGGCAAAGTGAAATTCAAAATTCGCAGATTGAAGAAGTAACACAACTTATAAGGCAAGCGACAGAAGAGACAAAGCAAGGGCAATATCAGCAGGCTATAGAAACATCATTCCAGTTTTTAGGTATTGCTAGACAACTAAAAATTAGGAGAGCAGAAGCAACAGCATTATTTTTAATTGCTAAAAATTACTATAACCTTAATCATTATCAAAAATCCCTAGATTACTACAATCAAGCATTACCCATTTTTGGCGAAATAAATGATCGCTTAGGGTTTATTGGCACGCTGACTAATATAGGCACGATTTACTACGAGTTAGGAGAAGAACAAAAAGCTTTAATTACATTTGATTTGGCTATATTCGAGTCTATCGGTAATAAAAATACTCCTTTATATGCAATGAATTTAGTTAATATTGCTGCAATCTATAAAGATAGGAATGAGCCTCAAAAGGCATTAGGCTATTTAAAACAAGCTTTGCCAATTGTCAGAGAAACAGGAAATCAATCTTGGTTAGCGACGACCATAAATAATATTGGCACTATCTACGATGATATTAGCCAACCATTACAAGCACTGGATTATTATAAGCAAGCTTTATCTATCTACCAAGAAATACGGGAGCCGTTAGGGATTGCCATTACGCTGAATAATATGGGTGAAGTATATGGATCTATTAAACAATTTGAAGACGCTTTAGCTTGCTTTAAGCAAGCTTTGCAAACTCTTAGACAAATGCAAGGAGGTTGGCCTAAATTGGAGGGTGCGATTCTAAGTAATATCGGTACAGTTTACCAAGACACCGGACAACCGATGCAGGCTATTTCTAATTGGGAACAATCAACCTCTATTACAATAGGAATCCGTAGAGGTTTACAGAAGAAAAATCGAAGAAATTTTTTGGAGGCTAACTCACAAACCCCGATCGCACTCATCTCCCTCCTCATCGACGTAAACCAACTCGATCGCGCTTTTGAATGGGCCAACCTCGCCACCACAGCCGACCTCGCCGACTACACCCGCCTAATTAACGCCAAAGTTTCTCACCCACAAGCACAGCAAAAAATTGATGAATGGAATCAAAAAAATCAACAATTGCAATTCATCCAACGACGATTGCAAGACAATTTTTCCGAACAAATATCCCGACAAATGCGGGAATTAGAATCACAAGTATTGGCGGACGCAGACAAAATTTCTAAAGAATTTCCCGAAATAGCCGAACTCTTTGAAACCACACTCACAGATATTGAAAAACTGAGATCCTCTATCCCCGCCGGAACCGTTGTAATTCAACCCGTCTTGCTGACCGATGTCAAAAATGTCCCCAATACCGTAGCCATATTTATCGTAACCAAAGACCAACTGAGCGTCATTAAAAACCCGATCGACCCGACAGAATTCGATAAACTTCTCACCGAATACCGCGAACAATTACAAAATTTTGATGATAAATACATCGAAACTAGCGCCGGAATTTACAACATTATAATTCGTCCATTAGAAGACAAAATCAAAGTATTATCCCCCAAACAATTAAGCATCATCGCCACAGGCAAACTGCGATATATTCCCTTTGAAACACTCTTTGACGAACAAACCGACCAATACCTAATCCAGAAATATCCCATCAACTATCTCACCCGCCTTTCCAGTCGTTCCCTCAATTCAAATCGAGAAACAGTTGCTCGAAACTCTCTACAAAAAGGCGTTTTAGCATTAGGAAATCCCATCCCCCGCGACCCGCAAAATCTACCCGGAACTGAAGAAGAAGTGAGAAATATCGCCCAACTCTTCCCCGGTAGCGAATCATTTCTCCACAACAACGCCACCCTCGACAAATTCAAAACCTCTGCACCCCGCTTTCCCTTCTTGCACCTAGCAACACACGGCTGTTTTCAACCAGAAGGCTGTCAAAAATTGGGCATGGAAGCGAATACTTTGCTATTTGCAGATAAACAATTAAATATTGCCGATGCCGCTTTATTAGGATTGCAAAACACGGAACTCCTCACCCTCAGCGCTTGTCAAACCGCCCTACAAGCTAACTCCAACGGCGAAGAAATTGCCGGACTTGCCTATATATTTGAACGTGCAGGTGCAAAAGCGGTGATGGCGAGTCTCTGGAATGCTGAGGATAATACAACTAAGGAGATTATGATTGAATTTTATCAGAATATTAAAAATGGGATGAGCAAAGGAGAAGCGCTGCAAAAAGCGAAATTAAGTCAAATTGATAAACACCATCCTTATTATTGGTCGCCTTTTATTTTGATTGGCGATGCGCGGTAG
- a CDS encoding type II toxin-antitoxin system VapC family toxin — protein MRLLLDRHTLIWFVTDSLKLSATAKSLIEDENNQKLLSIASIWEIAIKQNTGKLYLGLPFREFIEQQLSSNSIELLNINLAHIDIIASLPLHHRDPFDRLIIAQAMVENIPILSADSIFDSYSIQRWW, from the coding sequence ATGAGATTACTTTTAGATAGACATACGTTGATTTGGTTTGTTACCGACAGTTTGAAACTCAGCGCTACAGCCAAATCACTAATTGAGGATGAAAATAACCAAAAGCTGCTTAGTATAGCTAGCATCTGGGAAATCGCAATTAAGCAAAACACTGGTAAATTATATTTGGGTTTACCGTTTAGGGAGTTTATAGAGCAGCAACTTAGCTCTAACAGCATAGAATTGCTGAATATAAATTTGGCGCATATTGATATTATCGCTTCTCTACCTTTACATCATCGCGATCCGTTCGATCGCCTAATAATTGCACAAGCTATGGTGGAGAATATACCGATTTTGAGCGCCGATAGTATTTTTGATAGTTATTCAATTCAGAGATGGTGGTGA
- a CDS encoding Uma2 family endonuclease has protein sequence MQTQTEKRYYSREEYLALEETAEYKSEYHDGEIVPMTGGTTNHNEILGNLFARLKLALRGRGYRVFASDVRLWVSRYRRYFYPDIMIIQGEPVYEGGGNTTVTNPSLIVEVLSDSTRNYDKGDKFDYYRSLPEFREYILIDQYKFHIEQLVKTAEGKWLLTYYESADGVLALDSVDFQIPLSDIYEGVNFDIVEE, from the coding sequence ATGCAAACCCAAACAGAGAAACGCTACTACAGCCGCGAGGAATATTTGGCCCTAGAAGAAACTGCTGAGTACAAAAGTGAATACCACGATGGAGAAATAGTACCGATGACAGGCGGAACAACTAATCACAATGAAATTCTGGGTAATCTATTCGCACGTTTAAAATTAGCTCTTAGAGGTCGAGGATATCGTGTATTTGCTAGCGATGTACGTTTGTGGGTGTCGCGTTATCGGAGATATTTTTATCCAGATATTATGATAATTCAGGGAGAACCAGTTTATGAGGGTGGTGGAAATACTACGGTGACGAATCCATCACTAATTGTAGAAGTTTTATCGGATTCAACTAGAAATTACGATAAAGGAGATAAGTTTGATTATTATCGATCGCTCCCCGAATTCCGCGAATATATTTTAATCGATCAATACAAATTTCATATCGAACAATTAGTGAAAACCGCAGAGGGAAAATGGCTGTTAACTTATTACGAATCCGCTGATGGAGTTTTAGCGTTAGATTCCGTAGATTTCCAAATCCCATTAAGCGATATTTATGAAGGAGTTAATTTTGATATTGTAGAAGAATAA